One segment of Setaria viridis chromosome 4, Setaria_viridis_v4.0, whole genome shotgun sequence DNA contains the following:
- the LOC117852453 gene encoding uncharacterized protein produces MDRGQNGRDPFAGFGGFGPQRSLISGFFGGRDPFDDPFFTQPFGGRTMGGPGMFGPSPFGPMGGPFGDMRNDGFIEQAPPRSNVRRPVITELDEEGENAEHGNEQSNQDSYVQEPDDTSDGMEGGQVQLRRELNRANSGGQPQARTFTYQSSSVTYGGINGAYYTASKTRRSGSDGITVEESKEADTTTKQATHRISRGIHDKGHSLTRKLNSDGKVDTTQTLHNLNEDELAGFEESWKGNAGHPLPGWNQNAGAPNSDNSGNRSSSGRDRRSAWGWALPGTEQGRDPRRNGKPKSRVIPIS; encoded by the exons ATGGATAGAGGGCAGAACGGGAGGGATCCTTTTGCTGGGTTCGGTGGCTTTGGTCCCCAAAGGAGCTTGATCTCTGGCTTCTTTGGAGGGAGGGATCCTTTTGATGATCCATTCTTTACCCAGCCATTTGGGGGTCGGACGATGGGTGGCCCTGGCATGTTTGGACCTAGTCCTTTCGGGCCGATGGGAGGGCCGTTCGGTGACATGAGGAATGATGGATTCATCGAGCAAGCTCCTCCTAGAAGTAACGTCAGAAGGCCTGTCATCACAGAGCTTGATGAGGAAGGAGAAAATGCGGAGCACGGCAACGAGCAGTCGAACCAGGATTCTTATGTTCAGGAGCCAGATGATACAAGTGATG GGATGGAAGGTGGTCAAGTCCAGCTGCGGAGGGAACTCAATAGGGCTAATAGTGGAGGGCAGCCGCAAGCTCGTACTTTCACATATCAGAGCTCTTCTGTCACCTATGGTGGTATTAATGGAGCTTACTACACTGCTTCAAAGACTAGGCGGTCTGGTAGTGATGGG atcactgTGGAAGAAAGCAAGGAAGCAGATACAACAACCAAACAGGCCACTCATAGAATATCACGAGGAATACATGATAAG GGCCATTCCCTAACAAGGAAACTGAATTCAGATGGAAAGGTTGACACCACACAGACACTGCACAACCTGAATGAAG ATGAACTGGCTGGATTTGAGGAATCATGGAAGGGTAATGCTGGACATCCCTTGCCTGGCTGGAATCAGAATGCTGGTGCACCTAATAGTGATAATTCTG GTAACCGTAGCTCCAGTGGACGTGACCGGCGATCTGCGTGGGGCTGGGCGCTTCCTGGAACAGAGCAAGGCCGTGATCCGAGGCGCAACGGGAAGCCGAAATCACGGGTCATCCCAATCTCCTGA